In the genome of Rhodoplanes sp. Z2-YC6860, one region contains:
- a CDS encoding CocE/NonD family hydrolase, with amino-acid sequence MPSKSEIRDGMKIDWDAPIAMDDGVTLRADVFRPVADGKYPVIMSYGPYAKGLAMQEGYKSQWLRIVKSAPEVLEGSSNKYQNWELFDPEKWVPDGYVLVRVDSRGAGRSEGFLEVWSPREAKDIALCVDWAGVQPWSNGKVGLHGISYYSMNQWQAAPLKPKHLAALCIWEGSSDYYRELCRHGGILSDFFSTWYPRQVTAVQNGVGDRGAKSAVTGEPVAGPDTLSDAQLKKNRADCDGDALTHRLIDDYYQARLPRFEDIETPIFSAANWGGMGLHPRGNFEGFLRAGSKQKWLEVHGDTHFTLFYAKYGHDLQKKFFDRFLKGLDNGWDEQPKVLLNVRHPGEKFVQRAENEWPLARTQWTKLYLHPDRELCNDPATDPATLTYATSSDGVTFSTEAFTEEMEITGPVAVKLFVSSDTTDADLFLVLRLFDPKGQEVTFIGSNDPRVPVGLGWLRASHRKLDPKETKPYRPYHTHDELWPLKPGEPVELDIEILPTSIVVPKGYRLALSVRGKDYEVDGTDIALPHAPYPMKGVGPFTHTNVHDRPPMIFGGKNTLHFGGSFAPYLLLPVIPK; translated from the coding sequence GTGCCGTCAAAATCCGAAATTCGCGATGGAATGAAGATCGATTGGGATGCGCCGATCGCGATGGACGACGGCGTGACACTGCGCGCCGACGTGTTCCGGCCGGTGGCGGACGGCAAGTATCCGGTGATCATGAGCTACGGCCCCTACGCCAAGGGGCTGGCGATGCAGGAGGGTTACAAGAGCCAGTGGCTCCGCATCGTCAAATCCGCGCCGGAGGTGCTGGAGGGCTCCAGCAACAAATACCAGAACTGGGAACTGTTCGATCCCGAGAAGTGGGTGCCGGACGGCTATGTGCTGGTGCGCGTGGACTCGCGCGGCGCCGGCCGCTCCGAGGGCTTCCTGGAGGTCTGGTCGCCGCGTGAGGCAAAGGACATCGCGCTCTGCGTCGACTGGGCCGGCGTGCAGCCGTGGTCGAACGGCAAGGTCGGCCTGCACGGCATTTCGTACTACTCGATGAACCAGTGGCAGGCCGCGCCGCTGAAGCCAAAGCACCTCGCCGCGCTGTGCATCTGGGAGGGCTCATCGGACTATTACCGCGAGCTGTGCCGCCACGGCGGCATTCTCTCGGACTTCTTCTCGACCTGGTATCCGCGCCAGGTGACCGCCGTGCAGAACGGGGTCGGAGATCGCGGCGCAAAGAGCGCGGTGACCGGCGAACCGGTCGCGGGCCCCGACACGCTCTCCGACGCGCAACTAAAAAAGAACCGCGCCGACTGCGATGGCGATGCGCTCACTCACCGGCTGATCGACGACTACTACCAGGCGCGGCTGCCGAGGTTCGAGGATATCGAGACGCCGATCTTCTCGGCCGCCAACTGGGGCGGCATGGGCCTGCATCCGCGCGGCAACTTCGAGGGCTTTCTGCGCGCCGGCTCCAAGCAGAAGTGGCTCGAAGTGCACGGCGACACGCACTTCACGCTGTTCTACGCAAAATACGGCCACGACTTGCAGAAGAAATTCTTCGACCGTTTCCTCAAAGGCCTCGACAACGGCTGGGACGAGCAGCCCAAGGTGCTGCTCAACGTGCGCCATCCCGGCGAGAAGTTCGTGCAACGGGCCGAGAACGAATGGCCGCTGGCGCGCACGCAGTGGACGAAGCTTTATCTCCATCCCGACCGCGAGCTGTGCAACGATCCGGCAACCGATCCGGCGACGCTGACCTACGCAACATCCAGCGACGGCGTCACCTTCAGCACCGAAGCCTTCACCGAGGAGATGGAGATCACCGGGCCGGTGGCGGTGAAATTGTTCGTCTCGTCGGACACCACCGACGCCGATCTTTTCCTGGTGCTGCGGCTGTTCGATCCGAAAGGCCAGGAAGTGACGTTCATCGGCTCGAACGACCCCCGCGTGCCCGTGGGCCTCGGCTGGCTGCGGGCATCGCATCGCAAGCTCGATCCGAAGGAAACAAAGCCCTACCGGCCCTATCACACCCACGACGAACTCTGGCCGCTCAAGCCCGGCGAGCCGGTGGAGCTCGACATCGAGATCCTGCCGACCTCGATCGTGGTCCCGAAGGGCTATCGCCTGGCGCTCTCGGTGCGCGGCAAGGACTACGAGGTCGACGGCACCGACATCGCGCTGCCGCACGCGCCCTATCCGATGAAGGGCGTGGGCCCGTTCACGCACACCAATGTGCACGACCGTCCGCCGATGATCTTCGGCGGCAAGAACACGCTGCATTTCGGCGGAAGCTTTGCGCCGTATTTGCTGCTGCCGGTGATCCCGAAATGA
- a CDS encoding Gfo/Idh/MocA family protein, translating into MTVRAAIVGLGRWGRSLVNAVQGKTDAIQFVAAHTRTRASAEDFCREKKLQLHDRFEDILADRNIDAVVLATPHSQHAAQVAAATAAGKHIHVEKPLTLDRPSAEQVVAAAKKAGIVLAVGFNRRFHPSVVEIRKRLASGQLGQVMSMVATHTTSTGQFIAADNWRAQPDEAPGGAITAVGVHSIDHMIEFGGEVRDVLVITGRYIPGPSDDTTNIMLRFKNGATGLLFCSVATATTLSFTLFGTKGLAEFSKPNLSRFRFVPTSTAAPTGPVTAPPDEIIDSEGFDMLNAELVEFGRCIAEKQPYPVKIEEVLHGMSVFDAVVKSAKTQNLEAVA; encoded by the coding sequence ATGACAGTGCGCGCCGCGATTGTCGGGCTTGGCCGCTGGGGCCGCTCGCTGGTCAATGCCGTGCAAGGCAAGACCGATGCGATTCAATTTGTTGCTGCGCACACGCGGACGCGCGCCAGCGCGGAGGACTTCTGCCGCGAGAAAAAGCTTCAACTGCACGACCGGTTCGAAGACATCCTCGCCGATCGCAACATCGATGCCGTCGTCCTGGCCACGCCACACAGCCAGCACGCCGCGCAGGTGGCGGCCGCGACCGCCGCCGGCAAGCACATCCATGTCGAGAAGCCGCTCACGCTCGACCGGCCCAGCGCCGAACAGGTGGTGGCCGCGGCAAAGAAAGCCGGCATCGTACTCGCCGTCGGCTTCAACCGCCGCTTCCATCCCTCCGTCGTGGAAATCCGAAAGCGCCTCGCATCGGGCCAGCTCGGCCAGGTGATGTCGATGGTCGCGACCCACACCACCTCGACCGGACAGTTCATCGCCGCCGACAACTGGCGGGCGCAGCCCGACGAGGCGCCAGGCGGCGCCATCACGGCGGTCGGCGTGCATTCCATCGATCACATGATCGAGTTTGGCGGCGAGGTGCGCGACGTGCTGGTGATCACCGGCCGCTACATTCCGGGGCCGTCCGACGACACCACCAACATCATGCTGCGCTTCAAGAACGGCGCGACGGGGCTCTTGTTCTGCTCGGTCGCGACCGCGACGACGCTGTCTTTCACGCTGTTCGGCACCAAAGGCCTCGCGGAGTTCTCAAAACCCAATCTGTCGCGCTTCCGCTTCGTGCCGACGTCGACCGCGGCGCCGACCGGGCCGGTCACCGCGCCGCCCGACGAGATCATCGACAGCGAAGGCTTCGACATGCTCAACGCCGAGCTGGTCGAATTCGGCCGCTGCATCGCCGAGAAGCAGCCCTACCCGGTCAAGATCGAGGAGGTGTTGCACGGCATGTCGGTGTTCGACGCCGTGGTGAAATCCGCCAAAACACAAAACCTAGAAGCCGTCGCATGA
- a CDS encoding 3-keto-5-aminohexanoate cleavage protein, whose product MEKLIITVAGDSRTSYPHNNFCPTQEDIPGVTQQYVDAVNAGAAIAHIHGRRTLEETFQADGKMVSKIHHADWKRLHESIMSKVDPIMQYGVASARIEEKIELMKLGPDMMAVAFNAHDEYFQPVPTLPPKRMMAIHPVEELIAYAKAAEEHKVKLECECFQTGAFWHLDFVRKAGYLKKQTYVTLFIGWPGGTWMPPTERALQFFVDNLPPDTIWNVSVMNPEKQWSILSLAVALGGHVRVGYEDNPYIRPGEFAKNNAVLVEKMVGIAQSLNREVATPDEARKILGLQRSQ is encoded by the coding sequence ATGGAAAAGCTGATCATCACGGTTGCCGGTGACTCGCGCACGTCCTACCCGCACAACAATTTCTGCCCGACCCAGGAAGACATCCCCGGCGTCACCCAGCAATATGTCGACGCGGTGAACGCGGGCGCCGCCATCGCGCACATCCACGGCCGCCGCACGCTGGAAGAAACGTTTCAGGCCGACGGCAAGATGGTCTCGAAGATCCATCACGCCGACTGGAAGCGGCTGCACGAATCGATCATGAGCAAGGTCGATCCGATCATGCAGTATGGCGTCGCCTCTGCGCGCATCGAGGAGAAGATCGAGCTGATGAAGCTCGGCCCCGATATGATGGCGGTGGCGTTCAACGCGCACGACGAATACTTCCAGCCGGTTCCGACCTTGCCGCCGAAACGCATGATGGCGATCCATCCAGTCGAGGAGCTGATCGCTTACGCGAAGGCCGCGGAAGAACACAAGGTCAAGCTCGAATGCGAGTGCTTCCAGACCGGCGCGTTCTGGCATCTCGATTTCGTGCGCAAGGCCGGTTACCTGAAGAAGCAGACCTACGTCACGCTGTTCATCGGCTGGCCGGGCGGCACCTGGATGCCGCCGACCGAGCGCGCCTTGCAGTTCTTCGTCGACAACCTGCCGCCGGACACGATCTGGAACGTCAGCGTGATGAACCCGGAGAAGCAGTGGTCGATCCTGTCGCTCGCAGTCGCGCTCGGCGGCCATGTGCGCGTGGGCTACGAGGACAATCCCTATATCCGGCCGGGCGAGTTCGCGAAGAACAACGCCGTGCTGGTCGAAAAGATGGTCGGCATCGCGCAGAGCCTCAACCGCGAGGTGGCGACACCGGACGAGGCAAGGAAGATTCTGGGATTGCAGAGGTCGCAGTAG